The following coding sequences lie in one Crassostrea angulata isolate pt1a10 chromosome 10, ASM2561291v2, whole genome shotgun sequence genomic window:
- the LOC128164744 gene encoding uncharacterized protein LOC128164744: MNVRHCRLLLQGLSCLRDEGKHADFNLVYGDARTPCHKVVLAVYSQRMLGTCLQSSVNFLEMENNPEYLVEKLYHWTNVGLEDLDVKMSRAADELDIEFLVKSKQVQVIQSRLDVMERARLRVFSEQLLELWRNEVLTDVILEVGGASFRCHRPVLAAMSGYFDAMFSSGMKESEDHIAIELHGFDKHVVENILSYIYTGKADIDNANADLMFAASVYFQIKPLRNLCERFLCTHTDVDNCVDVLALAECYSCKNLADNILNFIKENIVELLGKKSFQKLNSHTLQELISSDDLIVPGEEGVLNLILQWFDRQDNQSEESLSSLLYHVRCSQIRRETRQRICGTNPHLAKYSSCQTRLLQVDEHMTSDSYRNDHVLLVVRPNHFSDDVDIVCYSFMQSAWFALNQITNFNPGGSPGICFHDNCVYISGGSGNLNNFVKYDCRSNEWTFLQRMGFRRFGHCMCGVGEDIFVIGGKSMPNDTFNTIQKYSIGKGAWSKEGELRIPVSDASCACVASQILIFGGSQSIVTFSHAIQCYDLKTRTCTEIGSFPKGVLTGIMRICSNEEYFFHVTAEGKLLQSSRTDPYESAPELIGTISQRLMMTAYSVVYYKGSVLLVSDTKTAQREAKVIRYSVTETKQLQCDIKKLPFPPDSNQYFAVVVNINKRHLSLPMTYTGKHSYISGAMGQTEPDRLRTDYVTALCSGLRQLYESSQYSDVDIVVEQRTFHSHQLLLAAMSPYFDAMFTSGMIESQNRMVNIQNVSSSTFDLILKFIYSGELELDEDNVGDLLQASVMMQIKCLVERCEEFMISRVDTENCLGTWKLAQGHGCHLLARKAFKFILHYFFEICHTEDFRALDVYDVISIISDNDLNVKDEEIVMETVFDWVHADLNNRKQHIATLFPYLRLPLLQPEYLLEVVEQNPLIQSELECKDILEEAKRYHLLPARRHEFVSPRLVYRNSGDFEEVVVCIGGSDHRELSTRTVTCCRSNMTWNYLEPLPYDPGVEFSTCSYGNAIFVSGGSSKLKGMLCYHTNWNTWSRCQPMLLGRRRHSMEAVGESVYVLGGYDDGNEEGFRTILAIEKFKLVAGEWEDCGYLSTPVRSAASAVHREKIFLFGGVTGEDYDTKIVQCFDTRRNTCTVISQLPVFCRLSSALAYQKKILIICPDGEILSFQEGEVESVGRIPGFERYSFGSVLQGDSVIVYGGIKSSEVFDDVICFSINDKTSSLTGTYMPQKLFGFGCVKSVIHKKYLDKPVS, encoded by the exons ATGAATGTGCGGCACTGTAGGCTCCTGTTACAGGGACTGTCCTGTCTGAGAGATGAGGGGAAGCACGCCGATTTTAACCTGGTCTATGGGGACGCAAGGACTCCATGTCACAAAGTTGTGCTGGCCGTTTACTCTCAAAGGATGCTGGGTACCTGCCTCCAGTCGTCAGTTAATTTCTTGGAGATGGAGAATAATCCCGAGTACCTCGTGGAGAAGCTGTACCACTGGACGAACGTCGGGCTCGAAGATCTCGACGTCAAAATGTCGAGGGCAGCCGACGAACTCGATATAGAATTtcttgtaaaatcaaaacaagttcAAGTCATACAAAGTCGTCTTGACGTCATGGAAAGGGCGCGACTGAGGGTGTTCTCGGAGCAGCTACTGGAACTGTGGAGGAATGAAGTACTTACTGACGTAATACTCGAAGTGGGCGGGGCCAGCTTCCGGTGCCATAGACCCGTCCTAGCGGCAATGTCTGGTTACTTCGACGCAATGTTTTCGTCGGGCATGAAGGAATCCGAGGACCATATTGCAATAGAGTTACACGGATTTGATAAACATGTCGTAGAAAATATACTATCTTATATCTATACAGGGAAGGCGGACATAGACAATGCAAATGCCGATCTCATGTTTGCGGCCTCGGTATATTTTCAGATAAAGCCATTAAGAAATCTTTGTGAGAGGTTCCTTTGCACACATACAGATGTAGACAACTGTGTGGATGTCCTAGCTCTAGCAGAATGCTACAGCTGTAAAAACCTGGCAgataatatattaaattttataaaagaaaatatcgtAGAATTGCTTGGTAAGAAATCCTTTCAGAAGTTGAATTCTCATACACTTCAGGAACTAATATCAAGCGATGATCTCATTGTACCGGGAGAGGAGGGCGTGTTGAACCTGATTCTCCAATGGTTTGACAGACAGGACAATCAATCCGAAGAATCTCTGTCTTCCCTGCTTTACCATGTCCGGTGTTCCCAAATCAGGAGGGAAACCCGCCAGAGGATCTGTGGGACAAACCCCCACTTGGCGAAATACTCCTCCTGTCAGACACGACTGCTGCAGGTCGACGAGCATATGACATCAGATTCATACAGAAACGACCACGTGCTCCTGGTTGTGAGACCTAATCACTTCTCTGATGACGTCGACATCGTCTGCTACAGCTTTATGCAGTCCGCCTGGTTCGCGCTGAACCAGATTACCAACTTTAACCCGGGGGGAAGTCCGGGTATATGTTTCCATGACAACTGTGTTTACATATCGGGGGGCTCGGGAAATCTTAACAACTTTGTCAAATACGATTGTCGCAGCAATGAATGGACATTCTTGCAAAGGATGGGCTTTCGGCGATTTGGTCACTGTATGTGTGGAGTAGGAGAGGACATTTTTGTCATCGGTGGAAAGTCAATGCCCAACGACACGTTCAATACTATTCAGAAATACAGCATTGGTAAGGGTGCTTGGTCAAAAGAAGGGGAGCTCCGCATCCCGGTGTCGGACGCCTCCTGCGCATGCGTTGCTTCCCAGATCCTGATTTTTGGCGGCTCCCAGAGCATTGTCACCTTTTCACACGCCATACAATGCTATGATCTGAAAACTAGAACTTGCACGGAAATTGGTTCCTTTCCAAAAGGCGTCCTGACCGGAATAATGAGGATCTGTTCTAACGAGGAATATTTCTTCCACGTCACTGCCGAGGGGAAGCTTCTACAGTCCAGCAGAACGGACCCCTATGAGTCCGCGCCCGAGCTTATCGGGACCATTTCACAGAGGCTGATGATGACGGCGTACTCTGTGGTGTACTACAAAGGAAGCGTTCTCCTGGTCAGTGACACAAAAACAGCTCAGAGAGAGGCCAAGGTCATCCGATACAGCGTCACAGAAACCAAGCAGCTGCAATGTGACATCAAGAAACTGCCCTTCCCACCAGATTCCAACCAATACTTTGCTGTGgtggtaaatataaacaaaagacACCTTAGTCTACCGATGACTTA TACAGGGAAGCATTCATATATCAGTG GTGCTATGGGACAGACAGAGCCGGACCGTCTGAGGACTGATTACGTCACCGCCCTGTGCTCGGGGCTGCGGCAGCTGTACGAGTCCTCCCAGTATAGTGATGTGGACATCGTTGTGGAACAGCGGACCTTCCACTCCCATCAGCTCCTCCTGGCGGCCATGTCACCTTACTTTGACGCCATGTTTACATCCGGGATGATAGAATCCCAAAATCGCATGGTCAACATCCAGAACGTCTCGAGCTCAACTTTCGATCTCATCCTGAAATTTATATACAGCGGGGAACTGGAGTTAGACGAGGACAATGTGGGGGATCTGCTTCAAGCGTCTGTCATGATGCAGATCAAGTGTCTAGTGGAGCGATGTGAGGAGTTCATGATTTCCAGAGTAGATACAGAGAACTGTCTAGGAACATGGAAGCTTGCCCAGGGGCACGGCTGTCACCTCTTAGCCCGGAAAGCCTTTAAATTTATTCTGCATTACTTTTTCGAAATCTGCCATACTGAGGATTTCAGAGCCCTTGACGTGTATGACGTCATTAGTATCATTAGTGATAACGATCTGAATGTCAAGGACGAGGAGATCGTCATGGAGACCGTATTTGACTGGGTTCACGCTGATCTCAATAACAGGAAGCAGCACATTGCAACTCTCTTCCCGTATCTGAGACTTCCGCTTCTGCAACCTGAATATCTCCTGGAGGTCGTGGAACAAAACCCCCTGATTCAAAGCGAACTAGAGTGCAAAGATATTCTAGAGGAAGCTAAACGTTATCATCTACTTCCGGCTAGAAGACATGAGTTTGTATCTCCGCGACTTGTTTATCGCAATTCCGGTGATTTTGAGGAAGTTGTCGTCTGTATAGGCGGGAGTGACCACCGAGAACTTTCTACCAGGACTGTCACGTGCTGTAGGTCAAACATGACGTGGAACTACCTTGAACCTTTGCCCTATGACCCTGGTGTTGAATTTTCTACGTGTTCATACGGAAATGCAATATTTGTATCTGGTGGAAGCTCGAAACTTAAAGGAATGTTGTGTTACCATACTAACTGGAACACGTGGTCACGCTGTCAGCCGATGTTGCTAGGCAGACGACGTCATTCCATGGAGGCTGTCGGTGAATCAGTGTATGTGTTGGGAGGATATGATGACGGGAATGAGGAAGGGTTCCGGACTATATTAGCAATAGAGAAGTTTAAGCTGGTAGCTGGCGAATGGGAGGATTGTGGGTACCTTAGTACGCCGGTCCGGTCGGCTGCTTCCGCCGTTcatagagaaaaaatatttctgtttggTGGGGTAACTGGAGAGGACTATGATACTAAGATTGTTCAGTGCTTTGACACACGGCGAAACACGTGCACCGTTATATCTCAACTTCCGGTTTTCTGTAGATTGTCGTCTGCTCTAGCTTATCAAAAGAAAATCCTCATTATTTGTCCGGACGGGGAGATTCTGTCGTTTCAAGAAGGAGAAGTAGAATCTGTTGGCAGGATTCCGGGGTTCGAGCGTTATAGCTTTGGTTCAGTATTACAAGGCGATTCTGTGATAGTTTATGGCGGCATAAAGTCGTCAGAagtatttgatgacgtcatctgTTTCAGCATCAATGACAAGACGTCTTCTCTAACAGGAACGTACATGCCCCAGAAGCTGTTTGGGTTTGGATGTGTGAAGTCGGTCATTCATAAGAAATACCTAGATAAACCTGTCTCTTGA